GGATTCAGCGGTGAGGGGATTGCAGGTGAAGCTTTAGTGCTGCTCAGTGATTCCAGCGTGTCGGATCTGAAAAAACTGATGCAGGTTCCGGCAGAAAGTGTCGAGCTGGAAGAGCTCGAACTGCTGATGGATGTCTCCAATATTCTGGTCGGCTCGTTTCTTAATGGCCTCGGCGAACAGGCGGAAGTACGCTTTTTCCAGAGTGCGCCGGTATTACTTGGCCAACACATTCCGATCGATTCGATCATTGAGTCCACCGCAGGATCGTTTAAGAAAACCATGACCTTTGAAGTAAGTTACAACATTGAAGGCACCTCAATTCGCTGCGATCTGCTATTTATGTTTGTGGATGAGTCACTGCCGCTGCTGGATCACAAACTGGCCTACCTGATGGAGGACTTCTGATGCTGACTTTACCGGCTGAATTTGAGCAGTTCCACTGGATGGTGGACATGGTGCAGAACGTAGACATGGGGCTGGTGGTTCTCGATCGTGATTACAATGTGCAGGTATGGAACGGGTTTATGACCCACCACAGCGGCAAGCAGGCCCATGATGCCATCGGACAGTCGTTGTTTACCCTGTTTCCTGAAATCCCGCCGGAGTGGTTCAAGCTTAAAACCAAGCCGGTGTACGATCTGGGTTGCCGCAGTTTTATCACCTGGCAACAGCG
This Vibrio ostreae DNA region includes the following protein-coding sequences:
- a CDS encoding PAS domain-containing protein, coding for MLTLPAEFEQFHWMVDMVQNVDMGLVVLDRDYNVQVWNGFMTHHSGKQAHDAIGQSLFTLFPEIPPEWFKLKTKPVYDLGCRSFITWQQRPYLFKCRNVRPVTQQAEFMYQNITLNPMRTPTGKVNSLFLSVQDATAEALMTLQSQ